TGCTTACAGATTTTTCTCACTGTTACGTAATtgaggtatttttttcccctccttattTTAGATCCTGGTGCCATCTGCCCTGCTTTTCATGCATCACTAGCTCTGGGCTAGAGGTTAGATCTGGCTTGGCCACCTAGTTCTATCCCTCACTTGGCAAAAGACTTGGGGTAATCTGcttccttatgtgtaaaatgagaTAGTAACCCCACCCTGCCACCTCCCAGGGCCACTGTGAGACTCAGGGGAGCGGCAGTGAACTGGCTGTGGAAAGCACCCAGCACTGCACAGCTCTGCCCGGTGGTTATCTGGCAGCCTGAGCCTGGTGCCACCCAAGCAAGGGAGCCTCTGCTTGCTCATGTCTGCACCTGCACCAGACGGGCTTCACATAGCTTTGCAGAGCCAGGCTCTATTTGAAATGCAGGAAGTGAACAGGCCTCACAGGTGGGGAGTCTGgcagactgcccccccccccccgccccaccaccaaGGACAACAGGGACACCATCCCAGCAGCTGGCAGGGCCAGGCTGGCCCATCACCTGCTCATAAGCTTCTTGGTCCCAAGTAGAATGGTAAGTGCACCTTGTCAGAAGCATCTTGCAAAAAGCTCTCACCCAGTCTCCGGCCATCAAGGAGAGTACCCTAGAGAGTGGATGCCATTTGTACCCAGCAGAACTGGAGCCTCCTCCCTCCCGTCACCACTCCCAAGAAGGGGCAGCTCTCTGCGGACAGACAAGCAGTGAGGGTCTAGGTGCCAGGGGACCCTGATCTGCTTAGTTCCCAGGGCTGTTGGGGCGAGATGATGGTGAACAGCACCACTCAGGAGACGTTCAGATCCACTGTGACACTGGGTGAGTCACTTTCCCTCTTTGGGTCTGAGttatatcatctgtaaaatgggaacaaccaCCTCTGTTCTGCCCACTCAGCTGTCTCTTGTAAGGATGAGGACGAGACGTGCACCCAAGGAGGCTCAAGGCTGCCAGGGTGAAAGGTAATTGTGAGGTTTTCATTACCATTGAGATTATCTGGAAAGAAGGTGTCTGCGCTTTTCAATCACtggggtaaaaataaaaattccggGAAGCCTGGAGGCCAGTCTAGCAGTCCTGTATTACTCCTGGAGACCCCAGCCGATGAAGATATGGCTTGTCCAATGCTCAGGTGACTGCTGATCCTGACcgcttccccttccctctggttcCCGGGTGTCCACGTACACATGTAACTCCAAGTGTCGTGTCCATCTCTCTTTCATAAATTTGAGCACGAAAACAAAATCTCCCAAGATGTAGAAATGAGATCCTGAAAGGTAAGCTCTGTGATTTAAAAGGATGTGattgacggggcgcctgggtagcgcagtcggttaagcgtccgacttcagccaggtcacgatctcgcggtccgggagttcgagccccacgtcaggctctgggctgatggctcagagcctggagcctgtttccgattctgtgtctctctctctctctgcccctcccccgttcatgctctgtctctctctgtcccccccaaaaaaataaataaacgttgaaaaaaaaaaaaaaaaaaggatgtgattGTTATGTGAACACGATGGCCATCAAAAGTCCACCTCTGGTCTCTAAAAGGCTTCAGCCCTGTCTGCCCACCCCATCATCCCCACAGGCCCTTTCAGGCCTTACCCTGCTGACAGGTGGCTGCGTAGGGCATCTCTGATTAAAGACAGAGGGGACCAAGGCCCAAAAGGCAGGCTGAATTTCCTCCTTGTCCAACCCCCTATTCCTTGGCACTGCCTGAGCCCCGCCGGAGGCCAGGCCCAGCTGCACAGCTGTTCTTCTGCCTTCTCCTGGTGCCAGGCTCCGCCTTTAAGCCAGACAGCTATTGAGCAGGAGTGCTGTTTCTAAAAGGGTCTTGCGTTTTTGTGCCCAGATTGTCTGGGAGGTGGGGATCTGGAACCCTCTGAGACCTCAAGCATGGGTGGAAGCACCCAAGTCtagagaagaggccacagggGCTGCAGAAGAGGCAGAACGCCCTCTAGCGGCCATCCTAGCCATTCCAGGGAGAGGCGGAAGTGCCGGTTTGATTTGAAGGGCTAGCGCTCAGGACTCTACCatgcgggagggggggggcagccaCCTGGAGGAGAGAGTGGGGCCTGGTTTTGATCCAAACATCCAGGCTCTGGACAATTGCAGGGATAGCGACTTGCAAACCCAAACCCAAGAAGTGATAATACAGACTCTGCCTATCAGTGACCTggcttttgattaaaaataaggCCATAGCGGGAAAGCAAGCCATCAGTAAAAGCCACCCtgagtttgtgtgtgtctgtgtgtgtgaaggctccactgtgtgtatgtgtgtatacacgtacTACATGAGACAGGCAGGGAGCCTGGACCTACCCTTGGTGCAAGCTTATGTACCACGCACAGTTCCTGCCAAGGATGCCCCATCACCATGGTCGCACCCCAGGCAAAACTAAGCAGACTCAAACCAGAAACAAACCAACCTCTTAGCCAACAAGCACCTCTACACAAGTCCTAAGAGAGGTTGGAGAAATCACAAATGGAAATTTCCAGAATGTCCCCACCCCTTCGAATTGCTGGCTCTGGGTCACACACAGAGGCACCATGGACATGCAAAGGGGTGCTCAGGTGAGGATACAGAACTCATCACAGGATTCTCAGGTAGCTGGATTCAGAGCAGCCCTGGAACACAAAACATGAGGCGATTCTACAGCAGGGGCAGGAGCACACAACCCGGACCATTTATAGGCAATAAATGGGTTGCTTGTGTATCCTCTTTGGGCCGCAAATTCATGTACCAAAGGAAAGAATATCTGTCCTTTCTACCCATCAGGCTGGtttaagaatcaaatgagatacaTTTTTGAACTGATGTTTTGGCTTTAAAATGTGAAGAATTGataataaatctgtttttaatataaacatgtCTTCCCAAACGCTTTGTATGAAATCCGCTCCATAGAGTTGGATGTACCATGTTTGCCCTGAGGTTTGGGGGCCCTGCACACCACTCCATACCATGACTGCGAAGGCCTAGACCACTCGTTGTGCGCACAAGTAGGTCTGGGCTATCCCCTCTGGCTAATGCTAAAACGGGTGATAGGTCCTCCTGAGACTGTGTGTGGATAATGCACAAGTAGGTAGTCaagatcctccctccctccccccccccttccctcccaccaggGCTCCCCAACAGAGGCCAGTGGGAAACTCTTCAGTGTATGTAGATCCTGTCGGAGACTGCTCCGGGCAAGTGGGTCATGATCTGCATTCGAAGCCACCAGTAGTAGTCCATGGGGTGGTAGCGAGTGTAGGGCGTGGCAGAGGTCAGAGCGTGGGTGACGGCCTTGATGACAGGGGATGTGTCTGTGGAGCCACTGTTACAGTAGGTCTCCATCTTGGCGATCTTCTCATCAAAGTACTTCCTGCCATAGTCCTTGCGCACCACCTCAGGCAGTTCTTCCCACATCTTATTGGCAATGGCTTGGATCCGCTCAGGGCTATAGAGGCTGGTGGCAGCAATGAAGTTGCCAGGCTCCACCACACTGACCTTCACGCCCAGCGGGTACATCTCGTAGCGcaggcagtcagagaaagcctCCACCCCGAACTTGGTGATGCAATATGGGGAGCGGGCTGGGTTGGCCATGCGGCCCAGCATGCTGCTGATGTTGACAATGCGACCTACAGAGGGAGACGGCAAACACCTGCTCAGGAGGCACTGCCTGGTGGGGCAGAGGGCCGGGGGCCTGGCATGTTTCCAGAGGCCTGGCTGCAACTGGCTTCCTGGCCCTGACACCTGTTTTGCTGCCTGTCAGGCTGGGGCCTGGACTTCTGAACCACCCAGGGTCAAGGGGCCTTCTCGTTTATAGTCAGCTCAGGCCCACATGTCAGGATAAACGTCCCTGATATTTCCCAGGCAGCTGACTGTGCCGGGCAGGACACGGGAAGAGCAAAGAGCAGGCTGCATACGAGGAAGGCACACAGAATGGGCAAATTTCTATCACCTGCCAGGGCTCCAGCTGCAAGCAGGCAGGGCCAGGGTTCTGCACCTGATTTCAGGGCTAGGCCATGTGGACAGGGTCTCTGGCACCGGAAGAGAATGGCGACCTCAAGAGGCTTTCCCACAGACCCAGCCTTGGGTAGTGGGATACAGGTGGAGCTGATCCAAGTAAGCCCAAGCAGACCTGGGACCTGCTTGCCCTGGGTGCGCACTCAGCAACTTAAGGCACAGCCTCATCCTGGACACTGTGGGGAGGGCAACTTTCAGAAACTTCTAAGCTGGAAGTCACTGGAGGGTTGGGGTTTTCTTCTAAAATCCTACAGCTGCTCTCTGGGTTCATCCTATCACTGCCGAAACTTTGGGATAGACTGTATGGATTGTGCCCTTTTTTCCGTTATTGTTTGCTAtctagagagaaaatatgaatcaGTCACTTCCTAACCAACTGACACGGTTTGAGTGTTTTGTCTGGTTCCAGATTTCTAATCCTGACTGTTACTATTACTGTATTTTACTTACAACCAcaatcatcttattttttaactgtggCACAGTAACTCATAGAACGGATATACCAAAATTTACTTAACCACACCTCTGTTGATAGTTGCTGTGCACATACAGCTCTGTGCAAAAGGGTGGTTATTTCTCTAGATTAGGTCCCGAGAGTGGGATTATTGCTGTGAATTTTTCAGCCTTTGAGACTGCTGACCTCTTAGCGGCCCTTCTTCCTGAGAATCACACATCCCTTTCCATCTGCCTGGCCATGGCACCTCCACTTACCACCATCCACAAGACCTGCACAGCCCCTGAGAGTCAGGTGCTCAGCCTCACCGGGGAACGGATGCTGGATCTGCTGAGACCAAGTTCCATActaagcaaagaagaaaaggtgGGGCAAGAGGAAGATCCCTTTCCAACTCACCTTTGGCCCTTCGGATGAGGGGCAGAAAGGATTTTGTCATCCGCACCGTGCCCCAGAGGTTCACTTCTGCCACCTCCTTGTAGGTCTCCATGCTGGTGAACTCCACCTCTCCGAAAGTCGAGATGCCCGCGTTGTTGACCAGGCCCCACATGCCTGGACAGGATGGGACAGAACTGCAGTCACCACCTAGCCTTGGCCTCAGACCTCACCCATCAGCCTgcagcccatccccctccctgctcttgtCCCTTTCCCCCCAAACTTGCCACTTCCTATCCAAGGCTCTTGGGACACTTTCTAGAGTCACCAAGAATAACAGGAGACCAAGAGGACGAAGGTGCTGGCTGTGACACTCCCTTAAGTCTAAAAGGTCCAATCATCATCTTGCTTCTACCTGCATTGACTCTCTGGGCCCCACCATGACCCAGCCCTGCCAGGTGCCCTCAGTCCTGAGTCCCACATCGGCTAACTCGTTTCCACTCTGCATCATGCAGTCACATCCTCGCACCCTGCACCCTGCACTGAGTATTCATCCCTGCCTCTGCAACTTCACCTGAATTCACCCTCCTGCCGGAAGCCAGGAGAACCACAGGAGTCTTCCAGGTCAAGCCTTCTCTGGAGGTCAAGGGAGGGACCCGGcctccaaggtcacatagcagtGAGAGGCTCAGCTAAGGCTTGACCTCAGGCCGAGCCCCAGTCCTACTCCACCCTGAGACCCTTCTGATCATTACTGCATTGTCTGATCTCCCTTCTGTGAACCACGCACTATTTGCTGGTTACCACTGGTAAGCCCCAG
This genomic stretch from Acinonyx jubatus isolate Ajub_Pintada_27869175 chromosome C2, VMU_Ajub_asm_v1.0, whole genome shotgun sequence harbors:
- the BDH1 gene encoding D-beta-hydroxybutyrate dehydrogenase, mitochondrial isoform X2 translates to MLTARLFRPLSQLPGKTLSLCDREKGTRRMLLLYSASPVPVSLRTYSDEVNPVGSKAVLVTGCDSGFGFSLAKHLHSRGFLVFAGCLMKDKGNDGVKELDSLKSDRLRTVQLNVCKSEEVDKVVEIVRSSLEDPEKGMWGLVNNAGISTFGEVEFTSMETYKEVAEVNLWGTVRMTKSFLPLIRRAKGRIVNISSMLGRMANPARSPYCITKFGVEAFSDCLRYEMYPLGVKVSVVEPGNFIAATSLYSPERIQAIANKMWEELPEVVRKDYGRKYFDEKIAKMETYCNSGSTDTSPVIKAVTHALTSATPYTRYHPMDYYWWLRMQIMTHLPGAVSDRIYIH
- the BDH1 gene encoding D-beta-hydroxybutyrate dehydrogenase, mitochondrial isoform X1 is translated as MRESVGNKTDKAPGPTEEDKVKKQEPPGRRLTILPLVAIMLTARLFRPLSQLPGKTLSLCDREKGTRRMLLLYSASPVPVSLRTYSDEVNPVGSKAVLVTGCDSGFGFSLAKHLHSRGFLVFAGCLMKDKGNDGVKELDSLKSDRLRTVQLNVCKSEEVDKVVEIVRSSLEDPEKGMWGLVNNAGISTFGEVEFTSMETYKEVAEVNLWGTVRMTKSFLPLIRRAKGRIVNISSMLGRMANPARSPYCITKFGVEAFSDCLRYEMYPLGVKVSVVEPGNFIAATSLYSPERIQAIANKMWEELPEVVRKDYGRKYFDEKIAKMETYCNSGSTDTSPVIKAVTHALTSATPYTRYHPMDYYWWLRMQIMTHLPGAVSDRIYIH